A genomic stretch from Pseudomonas mendocina includes:
- the murI gene encoding glutamate racemase has product MASNAPIAVFDSGVGGLSVLREIRALLPNESLLYVADSGHVPYGEKSPEFIRERCRLLAQFLLGQGAKMLVIACNTATVAGVAELRELYPDLPVVGMEPAVKPAAAASKSKVVGVLATTGTLKSAKFAALLDRFAHDVRVVMQPCPGLVECIEAGDLDSAHTRVLLKGFVTPLLDAGCDTIILGCTHYPFIKPLLRTLVPDSVSLIDTGAAVARQVQRLLSQAEALADKSPQLTRFWTSGNSEDMSRILPLLWGESAPVTVLPD; this is encoded by the coding sequence ATGGCGAGTAATGCGCCTATTGCTGTGTTCGACTCTGGCGTCGGTGGCCTGTCTGTGCTGCGCGAGATTCGGGCGTTATTGCCGAATGAATCCCTCCTGTATGTCGCTGACAGCGGACATGTGCCTTATGGCGAAAAAAGCCCGGAGTTTATCCGCGAGCGTTGCCGCCTTTTGGCGCAGTTCCTGCTGGGGCAAGGGGCAAAAATGCTGGTGATAGCCTGCAACACTGCCACGGTTGCCGGAGTGGCCGAGCTGCGTGAGCTGTACCCGGATCTGCCCGTGGTGGGCATGGAACCCGCTGTTAAGCCTGCTGCCGCAGCCTCCAAAAGCAAAGTAGTGGGTGTACTGGCCACAACCGGCACCTTAAAAAGTGCCAAATTTGCGGCCTTGTTGGATCGTTTCGCTCACGACGTGCGCGTGGTCATGCAGCCATGCCCAGGCTTGGTCGAGTGCATTGAAGCCGGTGATCTGGACAGTGCGCACACGCGCGTCTTGCTTAAAGGCTTTGTCACGCCATTGCTGGATGCGGGGTGCGACACGATTATTCTTGGGTGCACCCATTACCCGTTTATTAAGCCACTACTGCGTACATTGGTGCCTGACTCAGTCAGTCTGATTGATACCGGTGCCGCTGTTGCGCGCCAAGTGCAACGCCTGCTGAGTCAGGCTGAGGCCCTTGCTGATAAGTCGCCTCAATTGACCCGTTTCTGGACCAGTGGAAACTCTGAGGATATGAGTCGGATATTGCCGCTGCTCTGGGGGGAGAGCGCTCCGGTAACGGTTTTGCCGGATTGA
- a CDS encoding molybdopterin-synthase adenylyltransferase MoeB translates to MLSDEELLRYSRQILLQQIDIDGQLRLKNSRVLIVGVGGLGSPVALYLAAAGVGELHLADFDTVDMTNLQRQVLHDTVSVGQSKVDSASARLLAINPNIRLQCHRQALDSDSLADAVAAVDLVLDCSDNFSTREAVNAACVAAKVPLVSGAAIRLEGQISVFDPRRAESPCYHCIYGHGSDAELTCSEAGVIGPLVGMVGSLQALEALKLLAGFGEPLIGRLLLVDALTSRFRELRLKRDSGCEVCGARHGE, encoded by the coding sequence ATGCTCAGTGATGAAGAACTGCTGCGCTACAGTCGGCAGATTCTGCTGCAACAGATTGATATCGACGGTCAGCTGCGCCTGAAAAACAGCCGCGTGTTGATTGTTGGGGTCGGTGGGCTTGGCTCGCCGGTGGCTTTGTACCTGGCTGCTGCTGGGGTCGGTGAGCTGCATTTGGCCGACTTCGACACGGTAGACATGACTAACCTGCAACGGCAGGTGCTGCACGACACCGTAAGCGTCGGCCAGAGCAAGGTCGACTCCGCCAGCGCACGCCTACTGGCGATAAATCCGAACATTCGTCTGCAATGTCATCGCCAGGCACTGGACAGTGACTCACTGGCAGATGCTGTGGCAGCGGTGGATCTGGTGCTGGACTGCTCGGATAACTTCAGCACCCGCGAGGCCGTCAACGCTGCCTGTGTGGCCGCCAAGGTGCCGCTGGTAAGTGGTGCGGCGATCCGCCTTGAAGGGCAGATTTCCGTGTTTGACCCGCGTCGTGCGGAGAGTCCGTGCTATCACTGCATTTATGGTCACGGCAGTGACGCTGAACTGACCTGCAGCGAGGCCGGTGTAATTGGCCCCTTGGTGGGCATGGTGGGTAGCCTGCAAGCGCTGGAAGCCTTGAAATTGCTAGCCGGGTTCGGCGAGCCGCTGATAGGACGACTGCTATTGGTGGATGCACTGACCAGCCGCTTCCGCGAGTTGCGCCTCAAGCGCGACTCGGGGTGCGAGGTCTGTGGAGCACGCCATGGCGAGTAA
- the prmC gene encoding peptide chain release factor N(5)-glutamine methyltransferase has translation MSTIEQLLASAQLPESPTAQLDIELLLANALGKNRSYLRTWPERELDAEQLERFNQALARRQAGEPVAYILGQQGFWTLELEVASHTLIPRPDTELLVETALSLIPATPAHVLDLGTGTGAIALALASERPAWQVTGVDRIAEAVELAERNRQRLGFNHARFLQSHWFSALAGQRYQMIVSNPPYIAADDRHLNEGDVRFEPSSALVAGADGLDDIRHIIQQAPDYLEQGGWLLLEHGFDQAEAVCALLSARGFTQVESRRDLGGHQRISLGCFNHA, from the coding sequence ATGAGCACTATCGAACAGTTGTTAGCCAGCGCCCAGTTACCGGAGTCGCCTACGGCGCAGCTGGATATCGAGCTGTTGCTGGCCAATGCCCTAGGTAAGAACCGAAGCTACCTGCGCACCTGGCCGGAACGTGAGCTGGATGCTGAGCAGCTTGAGCGCTTTAACCAAGCGTTGGCCCGCCGCCAGGCTGGGGAGCCGGTTGCCTATATTCTGGGGCAGCAGGGTTTCTGGACCCTTGAGCTGGAAGTTGCCAGCCACACCCTTATCCCGCGTCCTGATACCGAGTTGCTGGTGGAAACGGCGCTGAGCCTGATCCCGGCAACACCTGCTCACGTACTTGATCTGGGGACCGGCACCGGTGCGATTGCTCTGGCGTTGGCCAGTGAGCGCCCAGCCTGGCAGGTCACAGGTGTTGATCGCATTGCTGAGGCTGTCGAGCTGGCTGAACGCAACCGCCAGCGTTTGGGCTTCAACCATGCCCGTTTTCTGCAAAGCCATTGGTTCAGTGCGCTGGCCGGGCAGCGCTATCAGATGATCGTCAGCAACCCGCCTTATATTGCCGCCGATGACCGTCACCTAAATGAGGGCGATGTGCGCTTCGAGCCCAGCAGTGCGCTGGTGGCCGGGGCAGATGGCCTCGACGATATTCGCCACATTATTCAGCAGGCACCGGACTACCTTGAGCAGGGCGGCTGGCTATTGCTGGAGCACGGCTTTGATCAGGCCGAGGCCGTTTGTGCGCTGCTCAGTGCGCGTGGATTCACACAGGTAGAAAGCCGCCGCGATCTCGGCGGCCACCAGCGCATCAGTCTGGGGTGCTTTAACCATGCATGA
- the prfA gene encoding peptide chain release factor 1 has protein sequence MKASLIKKLDLLQDRFEELTALLGDAEVISNQTQFRAYSKEYAEIEPVHQAFTALRKVQADLAGAQEMLKDSDPDLREMAEEEVASAKEQLVELEATLQRMLLPKDPNDSRNVFLEVRAGTGGDEAAIFSGDLFRMYSRYAEKQGWRVEVLSANEGEHGGFKEVIARVEGDNVYGKLKFESGAHRVQRVPETESQGRIHTSACTVAVLPEPDEQAEIDINPADLRIDTYRSSGAGGQHVNTTDSAIRITHIPTGTVVECQEERSQHKNRAKAMSWLAAKLKDQQEAAAHKEISESRKLLVGSGDRSERIRTYNFPQGRVTDHRINLTLYSLNEVIAGGVDAIIEPLLVEYQADQLAALGD, from the coding sequence ATGAAAGCGTCACTGATTAAGAAACTCGACCTCTTGCAGGATCGTTTCGAAGAACTGACTGCGCTGCTCGGCGATGCCGAAGTGATCAGCAATCAGACTCAGTTCCGTGCTTATTCCAAGGAATACGCCGAAATTGAGCCCGTTCATCAAGCCTTCACCGCGTTGCGTAAAGTGCAGGCGGACTTGGCCGGTGCTCAGGAAATGCTCAAGGACAGCGATCCTGATCTGCGCGAAATGGCTGAAGAAGAAGTCGCCAGCGCCAAAGAGCAACTGGTTGAGTTGGAAGCCACGCTGCAACGCATGCTGCTGCCTAAAGACCCGAACGACAGCCGCAACGTGTTCCTTGAAGTGCGTGCCGGTACCGGTGGCGACGAAGCCGCCATTTTCTCCGGCGACCTGTTCCGTATGTACTCACGCTATGCCGAGAAGCAGGGCTGGCGGGTAGAGGTGCTGTCTGCCAACGAAGGCGAACATGGTGGCTTTAAAGAGGTGATCGCCCGTGTTGAAGGCGATAACGTCTATGGCAAGCTGAAGTTCGAGTCCGGCGCCCACCGTGTCCAACGTGTGCCGGAAACCGAATCCCAAGGCCGTATCCATACATCGGCCTGTACCGTGGCCGTGCTGCCAGAGCCAGATGAGCAGGCTGAGATCGACATCAACCCGGCTGATCTGCGTATCGACACCTATCGTTCATCCGGTGCTGGTGGTCAGCACGTTAACACCACCGATTCGGCCATCCGTATTACCCACATTCCGACTGGCACCGTGGTTGAGTGTCAGGAAGAGCGCTCTCAGCACAAGAACCGCGCCAAGGCCATGTCGTGGCTGGCCGCCAAGCTGAAAGATCAGCAGGAAGCCGCTGCGCATAAAGAAATTTCCGAGTCGCGTAAATTGCTGGTAGGTTCCGGGGATCGCTCCGAGCGCATCCGTACCTACAATTTCCCGCAGGGACGGGTGACTGATCACCGCATCAACCTGACTCTGTACTCCCTGAACGAAGTGATTGCGGGTGGCGTAGATGCCATCATCGAGCCGTTGCTGGTGGAGTATCAGGCCGATCAGTTGGCGGCATTGGGCGACTGA
- the hemA gene encoding glutamyl-tRNA reductase, with translation MAFIALGINHKTASVDVRERVAFTPEQLVEALQQLCHRTSSREAAILSTCNRSELYLEQEELNADEVLAWLASYHQLSLDELRACAYIHADDQAVRHMMRVASGLDSMVLGEPQILGQMKSAFAVAREAGTLGPLLGRLFQATFSTAKTVRTDTAIGENPVSVAFAAVSLAKQIFADLNRSQALLIGAGETISLVARHLHDQGIKRIVVANRTLERASSLAEQFGAHAVLLSDIPDELVHSDIVISSTASQLPILGKGAVERALKQRKHKPIFMVDIAVPRDIEPEVGELDDVYLYTVDDLHEVIEENLKSRQGAALAAEELVGEGAQEFMQRLRELAAVDVLKAFRQQAEKLRDEELQKAQRLLANGGNPEDVLAQLARGLTNKLLHEPSVQLKKFSADGRFEALSVVQELFSLGDGASSGTPHK, from the coding sequence ATGGCCTTTATTGCCCTCGGTATTAACCATAAGACTGCCTCGGTGGACGTCCGCGAGCGCGTGGCGTTTACGCCTGAGCAATTGGTTGAGGCATTGCAGCAGCTGTGCCACCGCACCAGCAGCCGTGAAGCAGCGATCCTTTCTACCTGCAACCGCAGTGAGCTCTACCTTGAACAGGAGGAGCTAAATGCGGATGAGGTACTGGCTTGGCTAGCCTCTTATCACCAGCTTAGCCTCGATGAATTGCGCGCGTGTGCTTATATCCATGCGGACGACCAAGCCGTTCGTCACATGATGCGAGTCGCCTCCGGTCTTGACTCCATGGTGCTCGGTGAGCCGCAGATTCTTGGGCAGATGAAATCGGCCTTCGCTGTGGCCCGTGAAGCGGGCACTTTGGGGCCGCTGCTGGGGCGCTTGTTCCAGGCTACGTTTAGCACCGCGAAGACTGTCCGTACCGACACCGCCATCGGTGAAAACCCGGTTTCTGTGGCGTTTGCTGCGGTGAGCCTGGCCAAACAAATTTTTGCGGATCTGAACCGCAGCCAGGCACTGCTGATTGGTGCAGGCGAAACCATCAGCCTAGTGGCGCGTCACCTGCATGATCAAGGCATCAAACGCATTGTGGTGGCCAACCGCACACTTGAGCGCGCGAGCTCCCTGGCTGAGCAGTTCGGTGCTCATGCCGTGCTGCTTTCAGACATCCCAGACGAGTTGGTGCACAGTGATATTGTCATCAGTTCCACCGCCAGCCAGCTGCCAATTCTCGGTAAAGGTGCTGTTGAACGGGCCCTGAAGCAGCGCAAGCACAAGCCCATTTTCATGGTTGATATCGCCGTACCGCGGGATATTGAGCCGGAAGTGGGCGAGCTGGACGATGTGTATCTGTATACCGTCGATGACCTGCATGAGGTCATCGAAGAAAACCTCAAAAGCCGTCAAGGTGCCGCTCTGGCTGCCGAGGAGCTGGTGGGCGAGGGCGCGCAGGAGTTTATGCAGCGCCTGCGTGAACTGGCAGCGGTGGACGTGCTCAAAGCCTTCCGTCAGCAAGCTGAGAAGCTCCGTGATGAGGAGCTGCAAAAGGCTCAGCGTTTGCTGGCCAACGGCGGTAACCCTGAGGATGTGCTGGCACAGTTAGCCCGTGGGTTGACTAACAAGTTGCTGCACGAACCCAGCGTGCAACTGAAAAAATTCTCCGCCGACGGCCGCTTCGAAGCGCTGAGCGTGGTGCAGGAGCTGTTTTCCCTTGGCGACGGAGCGTCGTCCGGGACGCCTCATAAATAA
- a CDS encoding tetratricopeptide repeat protein, translating into MNKSFALLYAALLLSGCQTFAPSTPDGTPPVEDPAATTPEAEPKVYRSFSQETIYSLLAAELAGQRNRYDIALDNYVVQAEKTQDAGVAERGFRIAEYLGADQEALDTSLQWAKTAPNNVDAQRAAAVQLARAGRYDESMTFMEKVLQQQGDTHFDFLALSASDTDSDTREGLLQSFDRLLAKYPDNSQLQFGKALLLQQEGQNEEALELLEDQPSKGRPVASILLHSRLLQSLDRNDEALSLLKQNLKQYPDDKRLRLSYARLLVAEGRLDGAKGEFASLLQQFPDDDDLRFSLALVCLEAEDWKEAIIYLKELVARDAHVDAAHYNLARAYEELEETDQALAEYRMVGPGNEYLPAQAAHSELLFSLNRGDEAAQYLSQARDEQPDYAIQLYLIEAEAWSRVPDIERSWQVVKQALEQFPDDLNLLYSRSMLSEKRNDLVGMEKDLRFILKREPDNAMALNALGYTLADRTTRYEEAKELIDQAYQLNPTDPAILDSLGWINYRLGKLDEAEFYLRKALQDMPDSEVAAHLGEVLWVNDKQKEARQIWRDALKEDPQSRILRSTIKRLTGTEKP; encoded by the coding sequence ATGAATAAATCCTTTGCCTTGCTGTACGCCGCGCTGCTGCTCAGCGGCTGCCAGACGTTTGCCCCCTCGACGCCGGACGGTACGCCGCCGGTGGAAGACCCTGCCGCCACAACGCCAGAGGCCGAACCTAAGGTTTACCGTTCGTTCAGCCAGGAGACTATTTATTCGCTCCTGGCAGCTGAACTGGCTGGCCAGCGCAATCGTTACGACATTGCTCTGGACAACTACGTGGTTCAGGCAGAAAAAACTCAGGACGCTGGCGTCGCCGAACGAGGCTTCCGCATCGCCGAGTACCTAGGAGCCGATCAGGAAGCACTGGACACCAGCCTGCAATGGGCCAAAACAGCGCCCAATAACGTCGACGCACAGCGTGCTGCGGCCGTGCAGCTGGCCAGAGCCGGTCGTTATGACGAGTCGATGACCTTTATGGAAAAAGTCCTGCAACAGCAGGGCGACACCCATTTCGACTTCCTCGCCCTTTCCGCCTCGGATACCGACTCGGATACCCGTGAAGGGCTGCTGCAAAGCTTCGACCGCCTGCTGGCTAAATACCCGGACAACAGCCAGCTGCAATTCGGCAAGGCATTGCTGCTCCAGCAAGAAGGTCAGAACGAAGAAGCACTCGAGCTGCTCGAAGACCAACCCAGCAAAGGTCGCCCGGTTGCCTCTATTTTGCTGCACTCTCGTTTGCTGCAAAGCCTTGATCGTAACGATGAGGCCCTGAGCCTGCTCAAACAAAACCTCAAGCAGTACCCGGACGACAAACGCCTGCGCCTGAGCTATGCACGGCTGCTGGTTGCCGAGGGCCGTCTTGATGGTGCAAAAGGTGAGTTCGCCTCGCTGCTGCAACAGTTCCCGGATGACGACGACCTGCGCTTCTCCCTGGCACTGGTCTGCCTTGAGGCCGAAGACTGGAAAGAAGCCATCATCTATCTGAAGGAACTCGTGGCCCGCGACGCCCATGTGGATGCCGCCCACTACAACCTCGCACGCGCATACGAAGAGCTTGAAGAAACCGATCAAGCCCTTGCTGAATACCGCATGGTGGGCCCTGGCAACGAGTATTTACCTGCTCAAGCCGCCCACAGCGAACTGCTGTTCAGCCTCAATCGTGGTGATGAAGCGGCTCAATACCTGAGCCAGGCACGGGACGAACAACCTGACTATGCCATCCAGCTGTACCTGATCGAGGCAGAAGCCTGGTCACGCGTACCGGATATCGAACGCTCGTGGCAGGTGGTCAAACAGGCCCTTGAACAGTTCCCTGACGACCTGAACCTGCTTTACAGCCGCTCGATGCTGTCCGAGAAACGTAACGACTTGGTCGGTATGGAAAAAGACCTGCGCTTTATTCTTAAGCGTGAGCCCGACAACGCCATGGCACTCAATGCGCTGGGCTACACCTTGGCCGACCGCACCACACGCTACGAAGAAGCCAAAGAACTGATCGATCAGGCCTATCAGCTCAACCCGACTGACCCGGCGATTTTGGACAGCCTGGGCTGGATCAACTATCGACTCGGCAAGCTCGACGAAGCTGAGTTCTATCTGCGCAAAGCCCTTCAAGACATGCCTGACTCGGAAGTAGCAGCGCACCTAGGCGAAGTCCTGTGGGTGAATGACAAACAGAAAGAAGCTCGCCAGATATGGCGTGATGCACTCAAGGAAGACCCACAGAGCCGCATTTTGCGCTCGACCATCAAACGCCTGACCGGAACAGAGAAACCCTGA
- the lolB gene encoding lipoprotein insertase outer membrane protein LolB, producing MFARNLLVLGLLALLAGCSGLTTRESVEGQGDAKQWQAHKLHIAQLDAWQISGKVGIRAPRDSGSGTLFWLQRQDYFDIRLSGPLGRGAARLTGHPGKVQLEVANQGRYEAESPEQLLQQQLRLNLPVSHLFWWIRGLPAPDSKSRVQLDAQSRLAQLSQDDWLVEYLSYSEQNGYWLPERIKVSGHDLQVTLVIKDWQPRQLGQ from the coding sequence ATGTTTGCCCGCAACCTACTTGTATTGGGCCTGCTTGCACTGCTTGCAGGCTGCAGCGGCCTCACCACCCGAGAATCCGTTGAAGGCCAAGGCGACGCCAAACAATGGCAAGCCCATAAGCTGCACATTGCCCAGCTGGACGCTTGGCAGATCAGCGGCAAGGTCGGCATCCGCGCGCCCCGCGATTCAGGCAGCGGCACCCTATTTTGGCTGCAGCGTCAGGACTATTTCGACATCCGCCTCTCGGGCCCACTGGGTCGCGGAGCAGCCCGTCTAACCGGTCATCCGGGCAAGGTTCAGCTCGAAGTGGCCAATCAGGGCCGCTATGAAGCCGAGTCTCCGGAGCAATTGCTGCAACAACAGCTACGCCTCAACCTCCCCGTTTCTCACTTGTTCTGGTGGATTCGCGGCCTCCCGGCGCCTGACAGCAAAAGCCGCGTGCAACTCGACGCACAAAGCCGACTGGCTCAACTCAGCCAGGATGACTGGCTCGTCGAATACCTGAGCTACAGCGAACAAAATGGCTACTGGCTGCCTGAACGAATCAAAGTCAGCGGCCACGATCTGCAAGTCACCCTGGTGATCAAGGACTGGCAACCCCGTCAGTTAGGCCAATGA
- the ispE gene encoding 4-(cytidine 5'-diphospho)-2-C-methyl-D-erythritol kinase produces MNTTAIPAAAELVLPAPAKLNLMLHILGRREDGYHELQTLFQFIDVADELGFSLRADGEIHLRTPIEGVPHDSNLIVRAARLLQQRTGCKLGADIWLDKRLPMGGGIGGGSSDAATTLLGLNHLWKLGCDIDLLAELGLSLGADVPVFVRGHAAFAEGVGEKLQPVTLSEPWFLVAIPQVLVSTAEIFSDPELTRDTPPIKVRSLPEGGGHNDCQPVVEKRYPEVRNALILLNKFVSARLTGTGSCVFGSFPNQADADKVRRQLPATLPSFIAQGRNISMLHRALGELDRK; encoded by the coding sequence ATGAACACTACTGCCATCCCCGCTGCCGCAGAACTTGTCCTGCCGGCACCTGCAAAACTCAACCTGATGCTGCACATTCTTGGGCGCCGCGAAGACGGCTACCACGAACTGCAAACCCTGTTTCAGTTTATCGACGTTGCCGACGAGCTCGGCTTCAGCCTGCGTGCTGATGGTGAGATCCACTTACGCACCCCCATTGAAGGCGTGCCCCATGACAGCAACCTGATCGTCCGCGCTGCTCGCCTGTTGCAGCAACGCACGGGCTGCAAACTCGGCGCTGACATTTGGCTGGATAAACGCCTGCCTATGGGCGGCGGCATTGGCGGCGGCAGTTCGGATGCCGCAACCACCCTGCTCGGGCTTAACCACCTGTGGAAGCTGGGTTGCGATATTGATCTGTTGGCAGAGCTGGGTTTAAGCCTGGGCGCGGACGTGCCTGTCTTTGTCCGGGGCCATGCAGCGTTTGCCGAAGGCGTAGGTGAGAAGCTGCAACCCGTGACACTCAGCGAACCGTGGTTCCTGGTGGCCATTCCGCAAGTACTTGTTAGTACAGCAGAAATTTTCTCTGATCCGGAGTTGACACGAGATACTCCGCCCATTAAAGTTCGCAGCCTTCCTGAGGGGGGCGGTCATAATGACTGTCAGCCGGTGGTTGAAAAGCGTTATCCAGAAGTACGTAACGCTTTGATCTTGTTGAACAAATTTGTTTCAGCTAGATTAACCGGCACTGGATCTTGTGTATTTGGGAGCTTCCCAAATCAGGCAGATGCTGATAAAGTCCGCCGCCAACTTCCAGCCACTTTGCCAAGCTTCATAGCGCAAGGGCGTAACATTTCGATGTTGCATCGTGCACTAGGGGAATTGGACAGGAAGTGA
- a CDS encoding ribose-phosphate pyrophosphokinase, producing the protein MSKMMVFTGNANPDLARRIVRQLHIPLGDASVGKFSDGEIMVEINENVRGKDVFLIQPTCAPTNDNLMELVVMADAFRRSSATRITAVVPYFGYARQDRRPRSARVAISAKVVADMLANVGIDRVLTVDLHADQIQGFFDVPVDNIYGSPVLVDDIEDQRFDNLMIVSPDIGGVVRARAVAKSLGVDLAIIDKRREKANHSEVMHIIGDVEGRTCVLVDDMVDTAGTLCHAAKALKEHGATKVLAYATHPVLSGRAIENLEKSVLDELVVTNTIPLSAAAQACSRIRQLDIAPVVAEAVRRISNEESISAMFR; encoded by the coding sequence GTGTCCAAGATGATGGTCTTTACGGGGAATGCTAACCCCGACCTGGCGCGACGTATCGTACGTCAGCTGCACATCCCCCTCGGTGATGCCTCTGTTGGTAAATTCTCCGACGGCGAAATCATGGTCGAAATCAACGAAAACGTTCGTGGTAAGGACGTATTCCTGATTCAGCCAACGTGCGCGCCAACCAACGATAACCTGATGGAATTGGTCGTGATGGCTGATGCCTTTCGCCGCTCCTCAGCGACCCGAATTACTGCTGTTGTTCCTTACTTTGGCTATGCCCGCCAGGATCGCCGTCCGCGTTCCGCCCGTGTGGCAATTAGCGCCAAGGTCGTGGCCGACATGCTCGCAAACGTAGGTATCGACCGTGTTCTCACTGTCGACCTGCATGCGGATCAGATCCAAGGCTTCTTCGACGTTCCTGTAGATAACATCTACGGCTCCCCTGTTCTGGTGGATGACATCGAAGATCAGCGCTTTGACAACCTGATGATCGTCTCTCCGGACATCGGCGGCGTGGTACGTGCGCGTGCTGTTGCCAAGTCCCTGGGTGTTGATCTGGCCATCATCGACAAACGTCGTGAGAAGGCCAACCACTCTGAAGTGATGCACATCATCGGTGATGTTGAAGGCCGCACCTGTGTTCTGGTTGATGACATGGTCGATACCGCCGGCACTCTGTGCCACGCGGCTAAAGCCCTGAAAGAACACGGCGCCACCAAAGTTCTCGCCTATGCTACGCACCCGGTTCTGTCCGGTCGCGCCATCGAGAACCTTGAGAAATCTGTACTCGACGAGCTGGTAGTGACTAACACTATCCCGCTGTCAGCCGCTGCTCAGGCCTGCTCGCGTATTCGCCAGCTGGACATCGCACCGGTAGTTGCTGAAGCGGTTCGCCGTATCAGCAATGAAGAATCGATCAGCGCGATGTTCCGTTAA
- a CDS encoding 50S ribosomal protein L25/general stress protein Ctc encodes MTDFALNAEVRSDLGKGASRRLRRNVAMVPAVIYGGDKAPQSISLLAKELAKLIENEAAFSHVLSLNVGGTTENVVIKALQRHPSKGFVLHADFQRVVAGQKLTAHVPLHFINEATAVGVKQQGGEISHVIAEVEVSCLPKDLPEFIEVDMAAVEAGQIVHLSDLKLPKGVELVALAHGNDLAVANIHASRVKDEDAAE; translated from the coding sequence ATGACTGATTTTGCCCTGAATGCTGAAGTGCGTTCCGACCTGGGGAAAGGTGCGAGCCGCCGCCTGCGTCGTAACGTTGCCATGGTTCCTGCTGTAATTTACGGCGGCGACAAAGCACCTCAATCCATCAGCCTGCTGGCCAAAGAACTGGCCAAGCTGATCGAAAACGAAGCTGCTTTCAGCCACGTTCTGAGCCTGAACGTTGGTGGCACCACTGAAAACGTCGTAATCAAAGCCCTGCAACGTCACCCGTCCAAAGGTTTCGTTCTGCACGCTGACTTCCAGCGCGTAGTAGCTGGTCAGAAACTGACCGCTCACGTACCGCTGCACTTCATCAACGAAGCAACTGCTGTTGGTGTTAAACAGCAGGGTGGCGAAATCTCCCACGTTATCGCTGAAGTCGAAGTAAGCTGCCTGCCGAAAGACCTGCCAGAGTTCATCGAAGTCGACATGGCTGCCGTTGAAGCTGGTCAGATCGTTCACCTGTCCGACCTGAAACTGCCGAAAGGCGTTGAGCTGGTTGCACTGGCACACGGTAACGACCTGGCTGTGGCTAACATCCACGCCTCCCGCGTTAAAGACGAAGACGCTGCTGAGTAA
- the pth gene encoding aminoacyl-tRNA hydrolase — protein sequence MTAVQLIVGLGNPGPEYDQTRHNAGALFVERLADKEGVNLSLDKKYFGLVGKFSHKGRDVRLLIPTTYMNRSGQAVAALANFFRISPDAILVAHDELDMPPGVAKLKQGGGHGGHNGLRDIIAQLGNQNNFYRLRLGIGHPGHSSLVSNFVLGRAPRSEQELLDRSIDFALDCLPEVLAGEWSKAMHKLHSQKATS from the coding sequence ATGACTGCCGTACAACTGATCGTTGGCCTTGGTAACCCTGGCCCGGAATACGACCAGACCCGGCATAATGCGGGGGCCCTTTTTGTTGAGCGCCTTGCTGATAAAGAAGGCGTCAACCTGAGTCTGGATAAAAAGTATTTCGGTCTTGTCGGCAAGTTCAGCCACAAAGGACGCGATGTACGCCTGCTGATTCCGACCACCTATATGAACCGCAGCGGTCAGGCTGTAGCCGCGCTGGCGAATTTCTTCCGCATCTCGCCCGATGCCATTCTGGTTGCCCATGACGAACTCGACATGCCACCAGGTGTTGCCAAACTAAAACAGGGCGGCGGTCACGGTGGCCACAATGGTCTGCGCGATATCATCGCCCAGCTCGGTAATCAGAATAATTTCTACCGCCTGCGACTGGGTATTGGCCACCCTGGCCATAGCAGCCTGGTGTCCAACTTCGTTCTGGGTCGCGCACCACGCAGCGAGCAAGAACTGCTGGATCGCAGCATTGATTTCGCTCTGGATTGCCTGCCTGAAGTTCTGGCTGGCGAATGGAGCAAGGCCATGCACAAGCTGCATAGCCAGAAAGCCACTTCTTAA